One window of the Clupea harengus chromosome 20, Ch_v2.0.2, whole genome shotgun sequence genome contains the following:
- the LOC116217971 gene encoding serine protease FAM111A-like isoform X1: MSLNVRSEQAETQESNADVMQVEEAAAGPSGLQETQKSNADVRQADEAAAGPSVLQTTPSPGKVKEENDSTALSQHSYNFVAKFGLHGDEYHTIHCDQPCTVLEAIQSNETLKEGIKCADENVIIQLGKEDRECIVATHFPCSCIGDGTFLSIVSESEKVEETQGRSTKPIDKNIYPKDKYVIFYIDREGGKYTKRKKIFRNDGVKKFKYLCVYGKKGMTVEEALKRDGRFIDVLGKFYLSNNDYPKLHTVCTQKVNNLHQKKFKICLPRRKRKKYETPVEGLRQSPRKNPSSNSQSKCEPTPVSDVVQQSGISVKAALEKRGSSVNTEEIYKRLRQQFPELKEWMESRFPGNSYQEALNLRKENFGKILQSFSEVHRVRKMLKLGESVCKLVVKDVCEGTGFVLFDSFILTNAHLFKGYDKEGKLQEDVEVFARFGYGDPEPETIYSDFTAKKTFVDFDVERDYAILELNHEGKKSNHETTTVVPQGLLRTFGPLPLNGEACIIGHPAGGVKKIDPTWIIEIENRGKAVEDYLQKYKDHPIIVQMIRKIIKDAGIEDIMISGSKDIATYHTFMYTGASGSPVVDALGRVFGLHTAGFTYNFPDRQSVIEYAQPVLAIFKKFVDNLRVSGNKELLERVEKVAKGNPNLEKILTGPRQTTHSIFCRSFN, encoded by the exons GAAACTCAGGAATCCAATGCAGATGTAATGCAGGTTGAGGAAGCAGCAGCTGGACCATCAGGGCTTCAG GAAACTCAGAAATCCAATGCTGATGTAAGGCAGGCTGACGAAGCAGCAGCTGGACCATCAGTGCTTCAG ACCACACCTAGTCCAGGGAAAGTGAAGGAGGAGAATGACTCCACTGCTTTG AGTCAACATTCATATAATTTCGTAGCAAAATTTGGTCTACATGGCGATGAATACCACACCATTCACTGTGATCAACCTTGCACAGTGCTGGAGGCAATACAATCAAATGAAACATTGAAGGAGGGGATTAAGTGTGCCGATGAGAACGTTATTATTCAGCTGGGTAAAGAGGATAGAGAATGTATTGTTGCAACACATTTCCCTTGTTCTTGTATCGGGGATGGTACGTTTCTGTCCATAGTCTCTGAATCAGAAAAGGTCGAAGAGACTCAAGGCCGATCGACAAAACCGATTGACAAAAATATATATCCAAAAGACAAATATGTGATCTTCTACattgatagagagggagggaaatacACCAAAAGAAAGAAGATCTTTAGAAATGATGGTGTCAAAAAATTCAAGTATCTCTGTGTTTACGGAAAGAAGGGGATGACTGTAGAGGAGGCTCTTAAAAGAGATGGACGCTTCATTGATGTTCTTGGCAAGTTCTACCTGTCCAACAATGATTATCCAAAACTCCACACTGTATGCACACAAAAGGTTAACAACTTGCACCAGAAAAAATTCAAGATATGTCTTCCACGtcgtaaaagaaaaaaatatgaaacaCCTGTGGAAGGGCTGAGGCAGTCACCACGGAAAAACCCATCAAGTAATTCCCAAAGCAAGTGTGAACCAACACCAGTCTCAGATGTAGTACAGCAGAGTGGAATCAGTGTAAAAGCAGCactggaaaagagagggagcagtgtCAACACGGAGGAGATTTATAAACGACTGCGTCAGCAGTTTCCAGAACTGAAAGAATGGATGGAGAGTAGATTCCCTGGTAATTCTTATCAGGAAGCACTGAACCTCAGGAAGGAAAACTTTGGAAAAATCCTGCAATCTTTTAGTGAAGTTCACAGAGTAAGGAAGATGCTCAAACTGGGGGAGTCAGTTTGCAAACTCGTTGTAAAGGATGTTTGTGAGGGAACGGGCTTTGTGCTGTTTGATAGTTTTATCCTGACTAATGCACATTTATTTAAAGGTTATGACAAAGAAGGAAAACTACAGGAGGATGTAGAAGTGTTTGCTCGATTTGGGTATGGTGACCCTGAGCCAGAAACAATTTACTCCGACTTTACTGCCAAGAAAACATTTGTTGACTTTGATGTCGAGCGTGATTATGCCATACTGGAACTCAACCATGAGGGCAAGAAATCCAACCACGAAACAACCACCGTTGTACCACAAGGGCTCCTGAGGACATTTGGTCCACTGCCTCTTAATGGCGAAGCCTGTATTATTGGTCACCCAGCAGGAGGAGTGAAAAAAATTGATCCTACATGGATCATTGAGATAGAGAACAGAGGAAAGGCTGTTGAGGACTATTTACAAAAGTACAAAGACCACCCCATCATTGTCCAAATGATCCGTAAAATTATCAAAGACGCAGGCATTGAAGACATAATGATAAGTGGAAGTAAAGATATAGCGACCTACCACACTTTCATGTACACCGGTGCTTCAGGCTCCCCGGTGGTTGATGCCCTTGGCAGAGTTTTTGGTTTGCACACCGCAGGATTTACCTATAACTTTCCAGACCGGCAGAGTGTGATTGAGTATGCCCAACCTGTGCTTGCTATATTTAAAAAGTTTGTGGATAATCTGAGAGTAAGTGGAAATAAGGAGCTGTTGGAAAGAGTTGAAAAGGTAGCAAAGGGAAACCCGAACCTAGAAAAAATATTGACAggacccagacagactaccCATTCAATCTTTTGCCGGTCTTTCAATTGA
- the LOC116217971 gene encoding serine protease FAM111A-like isoform X2, with protein MQVEEAAAGPSGLQETQKSNADVRQADEAAAGPSVLQTTPSPGKVKEENDSTALSQHSYNFVAKFGLHGDEYHTIHCDQPCTVLEAIQSNETLKEGIKCADENVIIQLGKEDRECIVATHFPCSCIGDGTFLSIVSESEKVEETQGRSTKPIDKNIYPKDKYVIFYIDREGGKYTKRKKIFRNDGVKKFKYLCVYGKKGMTVEEALKRDGRFIDVLGKFYLSNNDYPKLHTVCTQKVNNLHQKKFKICLPRRKRKKYETPVEGLRQSPRKNPSSNSQSKCEPTPVSDVVQQSGISVKAALEKRGSSVNTEEIYKRLRQQFPELKEWMESRFPGNSYQEALNLRKENFGKILQSFSEVHRVRKMLKLGESVCKLVVKDVCEGTGFVLFDSFILTNAHLFKGYDKEGKLQEDVEVFARFGYGDPEPETIYSDFTAKKTFVDFDVERDYAILELNHEGKKSNHETTTVVPQGLLRTFGPLPLNGEACIIGHPAGGVKKIDPTWIIEIENRGKAVEDYLQKYKDHPIIVQMIRKIIKDAGIEDIMISGSKDIATYHTFMYTGASGSPVVDALGRVFGLHTAGFTYNFPDRQSVIEYAQPVLAIFKKFVDNLRVSGNKELLERVEKVAKGNPNLEKILTGPRQTTHSIFCRSFN; from the exons ATGCAGGTTGAGGAAGCAGCAGCTGGACCATCAGGGCTTCAG GAAACTCAGAAATCCAATGCTGATGTAAGGCAGGCTGACGAAGCAGCAGCTGGACCATCAGTGCTTCAG ACCACACCTAGTCCAGGGAAAGTGAAGGAGGAGAATGACTCCACTGCTTTG AGTCAACATTCATATAATTTCGTAGCAAAATTTGGTCTACATGGCGATGAATACCACACCATTCACTGTGATCAACCTTGCACAGTGCTGGAGGCAATACAATCAAATGAAACATTGAAGGAGGGGATTAAGTGTGCCGATGAGAACGTTATTATTCAGCTGGGTAAAGAGGATAGAGAATGTATTGTTGCAACACATTTCCCTTGTTCTTGTATCGGGGATGGTACGTTTCTGTCCATAGTCTCTGAATCAGAAAAGGTCGAAGAGACTCAAGGCCGATCGACAAAACCGATTGACAAAAATATATATCCAAAAGACAAATATGTGATCTTCTACattgatagagagggagggaaatacACCAAAAGAAAGAAGATCTTTAGAAATGATGGTGTCAAAAAATTCAAGTATCTCTGTGTTTACGGAAAGAAGGGGATGACTGTAGAGGAGGCTCTTAAAAGAGATGGACGCTTCATTGATGTTCTTGGCAAGTTCTACCTGTCCAACAATGATTATCCAAAACTCCACACTGTATGCACACAAAAGGTTAACAACTTGCACCAGAAAAAATTCAAGATATGTCTTCCACGtcgtaaaagaaaaaaatatgaaacaCCTGTGGAAGGGCTGAGGCAGTCACCACGGAAAAACCCATCAAGTAATTCCCAAAGCAAGTGTGAACCAACACCAGTCTCAGATGTAGTACAGCAGAGTGGAATCAGTGTAAAAGCAGCactggaaaagagagggagcagtgtCAACACGGAGGAGATTTATAAACGACTGCGTCAGCAGTTTCCAGAACTGAAAGAATGGATGGAGAGTAGATTCCCTGGTAATTCTTATCAGGAAGCACTGAACCTCAGGAAGGAAAACTTTGGAAAAATCCTGCAATCTTTTAGTGAAGTTCACAGAGTAAGGAAGATGCTCAAACTGGGGGAGTCAGTTTGCAAACTCGTTGTAAAGGATGTTTGTGAGGGAACGGGCTTTGTGCTGTTTGATAGTTTTATCCTGACTAATGCACATTTATTTAAAGGTTATGACAAAGAAGGAAAACTACAGGAGGATGTAGAAGTGTTTGCTCGATTTGGGTATGGTGACCCTGAGCCAGAAACAATTTACTCCGACTTTACTGCCAAGAAAACATTTGTTGACTTTGATGTCGAGCGTGATTATGCCATACTGGAACTCAACCATGAGGGCAAGAAATCCAACCACGAAACAACCACCGTTGTACCACAAGGGCTCCTGAGGACATTTGGTCCACTGCCTCTTAATGGCGAAGCCTGTATTATTGGTCACCCAGCAGGAGGAGTGAAAAAAATTGATCCTACATGGATCATTGAGATAGAGAACAGAGGAAAGGCTGTTGAGGACTATTTACAAAAGTACAAAGACCACCCCATCATTGTCCAAATGATCCGTAAAATTATCAAAGACGCAGGCATTGAAGACATAATGATAAGTGGAAGTAAAGATATAGCGACCTACCACACTTTCATGTACACCGGTGCTTCAGGCTCCCCGGTGGTTGATGCCCTTGGCAGAGTTTTTGGTTTGCACACCGCAGGATTTACCTATAACTTTCCAGACCGGCAGAGTGTGATTGAGTATGCCCAACCTGTGCTTGCTATATTTAAAAAGTTTGTGGATAATCTGAGAGTAAGTGGAAATAAGGAGCTGTTGGAAAGAGTTGAAAAGGTAGCAAAGGGAAACCCGAACCTAGAAAAAATATTGACAggacccagacagactaccCATTCAATCTTTTGCCGGTCTTTCAATTGA